A region of Nitrospinota bacterium DNA encodes the following proteins:
- a CDS encoding WYL domain-containing transcriptional regulator, producing MPRNSQSVRIIGLMNDLRSASGVYPSHAASKYMVTVRTIYRDMEGLEKLGCPIYKDESGFRVVWRMQKTNGAESGEIPFSQGEKLSLLFASNLAKKLGGSSFENNILSLVGKLVARGNGTNGFQSAKNLFFPFVKGAKGYASHERALDKIVSAIIESRVVSIVYNSFHSGRVKKLSIHPYHVFEHSNGLYVYCHSPAHGKIITLAVERIKNVTVTNELFQPGPARNIPEISQDSIGLGSGRRVNVELEFDENAAKYVKERRWHPSQKIVEMEDGRVRLSMQVCLDYELTRFILGFGPAVRVVKPAGLRNRIAASLKETLENY from the coding sequence TTGCCCAGGAACAGCCAAAGCGTCCGCATTATTGGCCTGATGAACGATTTGCGCTCGGCCTCCGGCGTTTATCCATCCCACGCCGCCAGTAAATACATGGTTACGGTACGCACCATCTACCGGGATATGGAGGGGCTGGAGAAACTGGGTTGCCCCATATATAAAGACGAAAGCGGATTCCGGGTTGTCTGGCGGATGCAGAAGACCAATGGAGCGGAATCCGGCGAAATCCCTTTTTCGCAGGGTGAAAAGTTGTCGCTCCTTTTTGCGTCCAATCTGGCGAAGAAGCTGGGTGGTTCCTCTTTTGAAAATAATATCCTGTCGCTGGTGGGCAAACTGGTGGCGCGGGGAAATGGAACCAACGGATTTCAGTCCGCTAAAAACCTGTTCTTCCCCTTCGTGAAAGGCGCGAAAGGCTACGCATCCCATGAACGCGCTCTGGACAAAATCGTTTCCGCCATCATCGAGTCCAGGGTTGTTTCCATCGTATATAATTCGTTCCATTCGGGCAGGGTGAAAAAGCTTTCTATCCATCCTTATCACGTCTTCGAGCATTCAAACGGGCTGTATGTTTACTGCCATTCCCCGGCGCACGGCAAAATAATAACCCTGGCGGTGGAGAGGATAAAAAACGTAACCGTTACAAATGAGCTTTTCCAGCCAGGCCCGGCGCGGAATATACCGGAAATTTCCCAAGACAGCATCGGCCTCGGCTCCGGCCGGCGGGTGAATGTGGAGCTGGAGTTCGACGAGAATGCGGCCAAATACGTCAAGGAGCGGCGCTGGCACCCTTCGCAGAAAATCGTTGAGATGGAAGATGGGCGCGTCCGGTTATCAATGCAAGTCTGCCTCGATTACGAGCTGACGCGGTTTATTTTGGGTTTTGGCCCGGCGGTGAGGGTGGTAAAACCTGCGGGATTGCGAAATAGAATTGCGGCCAGTTTAAAAGAGACGCTGGAGAATTATTAG
- a CDS encoding AbrB/MazE/SpoVT family DNA-binding domain-containing protein, whose protein sequence is MLAKKTSKNQLTLPKKIADGFNGVDYFDVSVKDNSIVLKPVKIEPARKGLESMRDKIKSLGLDDTDIKKAIRWAR, encoded by the coding sequence GTGCTTGCTAAAAAGACATCGAAGAACCAACTGACCCTTCCAAAAAAAATCGCAGATGGTTTTAATGGTGTGGACTACTTCGATGTTTCCGTTAAGGACAACTCCATAGTCCTCAAGCCTGTTAAAATAGAGCCCGCCAGGAAGGGGCTGGAGAGCATGAGGGATAAAATCAAGTCGCTCGGACTGGATGATACCGACATAAAAAAAGCGATTCGCTGGGCGCGCTAA
- the dnaK gene encoding molecular chaperone DnaK gives MGKIIGIDLGTTNSVVAVMEGGEPKVIVNQEGSRTTPSVVAFTKDGGRLVGQAAKNQAITNAENTIFSIKRFMGRQYGEVSQEMKLVPYKVVAGPDGKAMVEVRGKQYSPEEISAHILMKLKSAAEAYLGEKVTEAVITVPAYFNDAQRQATKDAGRIAGLEVKRIINEPTAAALAYGLDKKKDEVVAVYDLGGGTFDISILEVGDNVVEVKATNGDTHLGGDNFDQRVIDWLISEFKKDTTIDLSKDVMALQRLKEAAEKAKIELSQSPESAINLPFITADASGPKHLNVTLTRAKFEAMIDDLVERSRKPVENAMKDSGLKQSEIHEAILVGGSTRVPMVEKLVKNYYGKEPHKGVNPDEVVALGAAVQAGVLGGEVKDILLLDVTPLSLGIETLGGVMTRIIERNTTIPTRKSEIFSTAADNQTSVEIHVMQGERQMSTDNRTLGRFHLEGIPPAPRGMPQIEVTFDIDANGIVHVSAKDKGTGKEQKITITGSSSLNEDDIKKMVGDAQAHEDEDKRAKELAEARNQADALIYQTEKALKEHGGKLSDGDRKNLEDAVADAKKSMESKDPAELHAAVEKLQTASHKLAEAIYQKASAEGGAPHGGHEGPGGEPSGGPKEDVVDAEFVDSDKEKK, from the coding sequence ATGGGCAAGATAATAGGCATAGACCTGGGAACCACAAACTCGGTCGTTGCCGTAATGGAAGGTGGCGAGCCGAAAGTTATTGTAAACCAAGAGGGTTCCAGGACTACTCCCTCGGTGGTCGCGTTTACCAAAGATGGTGGAAGGCTTGTGGGCCAGGCCGCGAAGAACCAGGCCATCACCAACGCCGAAAACACCATATTCTCGATAAAACGCTTCATGGGCAGACAGTACGGCGAGGTGAGCCAGGAAATGAAGCTGGTGCCTTACAAGGTTGTGGCTGGCCCCGATGGCAAGGCCATGGTGGAAGTGCGGGGCAAACAGTACTCGCCGGAGGAGATATCCGCCCATATTCTTATGAAGCTCAAATCCGCGGCGGAAGCCTACCTGGGCGAGAAAGTGACCGAAGCGGTTATAACCGTTCCCGCATATTTCAACGACGCCCAGCGGCAGGCCACCAAAGACGCTGGCAGGATAGCCGGGCTGGAGGTTAAACGCATCATCAACGAGCCCACGGCGGCGGCGCTGGCTTACGGGCTGGACAAAAAGAAAGACGAAGTGGTGGCCGTGTACGACCTGGGCGGCGGCACGTTCGACATATCCATCCTGGAAGTGGGCGACAACGTGGTGGAAGTGAAAGCCACCAACGGCGACACCCACCTGGGCGGCGACAACTTCGACCAGCGGGTTATAGACTGGCTGATCTCCGAGTTCAAGAAAGACACCACCATAGACTTAAGCAAGGACGTGATGGCCCTGCAAAGGCTTAAAGAGGCGGCGGAGAAGGCGAAAATAGAGCTTTCGCAAAGCCCCGAGAGCGCCATCAACCTGCCATTCATCACCGCGGACGCTTCAGGCCCCAAACACCTGAACGTAACCCTCACCCGGGCCAAGTTCGAGGCGATGATAGACGACCTGGTGGAGCGGAGCAGAAAGCCGGTGGAGAACGCCATGAAGGATTCCGGGCTGAAACAGTCGGAAATCCACGAGGCCATACTGGTGGGCGGTTCCACCCGTGTGCCCATGGTGGAAAAGCTGGTTAAAAACTATTACGGCAAAGAGCCGCACAAAGGCGTAAACCCCGACGAGGTGGTGGCCCTGGGCGCGGCTGTGCAGGCCGGCGTGTTGGGCGGCGAGGTGAAGGACATACTTTTGCTAGACGTTACGCCCCTGTCGCTGGGCATTGAAACCCTTGGCGGCGTGATGACCCGCATAATAGAGCGCAACACCACCATCCCCACGAGGAAAAGCGAGATATTCTCCACCGCGGCGGACAACCAGACATCGGTGGAGATCCACGTGATGCAGGGCGAGCGCCAGATGTCCACGGACAACCGCACACTGGGCCGGTTCCACCTGGAGGGTATCCCGCCCGCGCCGCGCGGCATGCCGCAGATTGAGGTGACTTTCGACATAGACGCAAACGGCATCGTCCACGTTTCCGCCAAGGACAAGGGCACCGGCAAGGAGCAGAAGATAACCATCACCGGCTCATCCAGCCTCAACGAGGACGACATCAAGAAGATGGTGGGCGACGCCCAGGCCCACGAGGACGAGGACAAACGCGCCAAGGAACTGGCCGAGGCGCGCAACCAGGCCGACGCGCTGATCTACCAGACCGAGAAGGCGTTAAAAGAGCACGGCGGCAAGCTTTCCGACGGCGACAGGAAAAACCTGGAAGACGCCGTGGCGGACGCGAAGAAATCCATGGAGTCTAAAGACCCGGCGGAGCTTCACGCGGCTGTTGAAAAGCTCCAGACCGCCAGCCATAAACTGGCGGAAGCCATCTACCAGAAAGCCTCGGCGGAAGGCGGCGCGCCCCATGGCGGCCATGAAGGCCCCGGTGGCGAACCTTCAGGCGGCCCCAAGGAAGACGTGGTGGACGCGGAGTTCGTGGACAGCGACAAGGAGAAGAAGTAG
- a CDS encoding YgcG family protein yields the protein MRINIWRRALFILAPATALCLWPGAGRAETPIPPLRTAVTDLTGTLSSSQAAELESKLREFDKTKGSQVAVLIVPSTKPETIEQYSIRVFESWKLGRKGMDDGVLFTVAMQDRTMRIEVGYGLEGALPDAICKRITSELVVPRFKEGDYATGISAGVDAILKSIAGEKLPSPASAGQEDFSGWEIILIPIILFIVVFFIILSKAAGRAKSGRRGPPDNGSGYYGGGSDYGNSSNSGSDSGGGDFSGGGGESGGGGSSDNW from the coding sequence ATGCGTATAAATATTTGGCGGCGCGCTCTTTTTATCCTGGCTCCCGCTACGGCGCTCTGCCTGTGGCCCGGCGCCGGGCGGGCCGAGACGCCAATACCCCCTTTGCGTACCGCCGTGACCGACCTGACCGGAACGCTTTCATCCAGCCAGGCCGCCGAGCTGGAGTCGAAACTCCGGGAGTTTGACAAAACGAAGGGGAGCCAGGTGGCGGTGCTTATAGTCCCGTCCACCAAGCCGGAGACCATAGAGCAATACTCCATCCGTGTATTTGAAAGCTGGAAACTTGGCCGGAAAGGGATGGACGACGGGGTGTTGTTCACCGTGGCCATGCAAGACCGTACCATGCGCATTGAGGTGGGTTACGGGCTTGAAGGGGCTTTGCCGGACGCAATTTGCAAAAGGATCACCAGCGAGCTTGTGGTTCCCAGGTTTAAGGAGGGAGACTACGCTACAGGAATTTCCGCCGGGGTGGACGCAATATTGAAATCCATCGCCGGGGAGAAATTGCCCTCGCCAGCAAGCGCCGGACAGGAGGATTTCTCGGGATGGGAAATCATATTGATCCCTATCATCCTCTTTATTGTGGTTTTTTTCATTATTTTGTCCAAGGCCGCAGGGAGGGCAAAAAGTGGAAGGCGTGGCCCGCCAGACAATGGTTCCGGTTATTATGGCGGCGGTAGCGACTATGGAAACTCTTCAAACAGCGGAAGCGATTCCGGTGGCGGTGATTTTAGCGGGGGCGGGGGCGAATCCGGGGGTGGAGGTTCATCGGACAACTGGTAG
- a CDS encoding Hsp20/alpha crystallin family protein → MSILRWDPAKDLMFVQDRMSKLFEYVLANLDVDIRFPSPWVPLCDVYENAEGFVLKAEVPGMSLDDMVLDISGNTVTFVGVRKKQKDVSDESYFRIERNYGKFIRNFILPCEVDENSVSASLKDGLLSVTIPKAKTQTAGSVIPVSSE, encoded by the coding sequence ATGTCCATATTGCGTTGGGATCCAGCCAAAGACCTGATGTTCGTGCAGGACAGGATGAGCAAGCTGTTCGAGTATGTGCTGGCGAACCTGGATGTGGACATAAGGTTCCCCTCCCCTTGGGTGCCGCTGTGCGACGTTTACGAGAACGCCGAAGGGTTCGTGTTAAAGGCGGAAGTGCCCGGCATGAGCCTGGACGACATGGTGCTGGACATCAGCGGCAACACCGTTACCTTCGTGGGCGTGCGGAAAAAACAGAAAGACGTGAGCGATGAAAGCTATTTCCGTATAGAGCGGAACTATGGCAAGTTCATCCGCAATTTCATCCTGCCGTGCGAGGTGGATGAAAATAGCGTGAGCGCGTCATTAAAAGACGGGTTGCTTTCAGTTACCATTCCGAAAGCGAAAACCCAAACGGCGGGTTCTGTAATCCCCGTGTCGTCGGAATAG
- a CDS encoding LemA family protein, translating into MARLSLTAMLAVFVLTLNGCGYNAFQAGDESIKAHWAEVVNQYQRRADLVPNLVNVVKGYAAHEKEILENVTLARSRVASIQATPELLNDPKAFAAFQQAQAGLQGALSRLIAVAENYPQLKADGVFRDLMAQLEGTENRITVARNRYIKAVEGYNVTVRSFPSNLTAIVFGYTVKPTFEVANEKEISTAPKVDFGQK; encoded by the coding sequence ATGGCGAGGCTCTCACTCACCGCTATGCTGGCGGTGTTTGTCTTGACGTTGAACGGTTGCGGCTATAACGCCTTCCAGGCCGGGGATGAAAGCATAAAAGCCCATTGGGCCGAGGTGGTAAACCAGTACCAGCGCCGGGCGGACCTTGTGCCCAATCTCGTGAACGTGGTCAAAGGCTATGCCGCCCATGAAAAAGAGATACTGGAAAATGTCACCCTTGCCCGGTCTCGCGTGGCTTCCATCCAGGCGACCCCGGAGCTTTTGAACGACCCGAAAGCCTTCGCCGCTTTCCAACAAGCCCAGGCGGGCCTGCAAGGCGCCCTTTCCAGGCTTATCGCCGTGGCCGAGAACTATCCCCAATTGAAAGCCGATGGTGTTTTCCGCGACCTGATGGCCCAGCTGGAGGGCACGGAGAACCGCATCACCGTGGCCCGCAACCGTTACATAAAAGCGGTGGAAGGATATAACGTGACCGTGCGCTCGTTTCCCTCGAACCTCACGGCCATTGTTTTCGGCTACACGGTGAAACCCACCTTCGAGGTGGCTAACGAAAAAGAGATATCCACTGCCCCCAAGGTGGATTTCGGGCAAAAATAA